One Dethiobacter alkaliphilus AHT 1 DNA window includes the following coding sequences:
- a CDS encoding hybrid sensor histidine kinase/response regulator, producing MISYKENGDNPIGNTRETDLSSLLQCVGAVLKYPQFRDAAREIFIQCKQLIGAGHGYVALLSDSDHSTHEVLFFDEQRSLSEKTAPLVLRLKSLAAHIYQTGTVYSDNNFLESEWANLLPKDHLPIENILLIPIRSNEKVAGLLAFANKPGGFTEYDVQLGTYFGEFASIALHNKRSSEQLKESEERYRRLIEIIPDAIIISAEDKIVFANAAAARIFGAGSAEALIGSSSVGFVQHQSRQDVQKGLVDMHSRNEATPPSELQCMTVDGAEVDVEVVATPLVFQGAPAELVVLRDISLRKRMEEDVLQATKLEAVSVLAGGVAHDFNNLLTVVLGNLSIAKMYAAKDTQILHKLKEIENAAQQTKELTRQLLTLSKGAALSKKVVSLEDFLQETASFVVRGTNVNVSFSFADDLPPVDIDAGQFSQVMNNLLINAIQAMPEGGTIRICAETLNIIHNGLLFMLEPGRYIKISVSDEGGGIAPEDLSKIFEPFFTTKEEGTGLGLVTSYNIVRQHGGHLAVESEVGAGTTFNIYLPVSSGAIEQRSSPDCICTGHGKVLLMDDEENVRKMAGEMLKLLGYVVDFVADGEEAVVRYLEEWSKGRKYDLVILDKTVRGGIGGQQAIEKLRDIDPAVKAVISSGYATSDLLTDHKKYGFKECISKPYKIEELSSVLQKVLEQ from the coding sequence ATGATAAGTTATAAGGAAAATGGTGATAACCCCATAGGCAATACCCGGGAGACCGATCTGTCCTCACTGCTGCAATGCGTGGGGGCAGTATTAAAATATCCTCAGTTTAGGGATGCGGCACGGGAGATTTTTATCCAGTGTAAACAGTTGATTGGTGCCGGGCACGGTTATGTGGCGCTGTTATCAGATTCCGATCACTCCACACATGAAGTGCTGTTTTTTGATGAACAGCGTTCCTTGTCTGAGAAGACCGCACCATTGGTGCTGCGGCTAAAAAGCCTGGCTGCGCACATCTATCAGACCGGTACTGTTTATTCCGACAACAACTTCCTGGAAAGTGAATGGGCGAACTTGTTGCCAAAAGACCACCTGCCCATCGAAAATATTCTTCTTATTCCCATCCGGTCAAACGAAAAAGTGGCGGGCCTGTTGGCTTTTGCCAATAAACCAGGCGGTTTTACCGAATATGATGTGCAGTTGGGCACTTATTTTGGTGAATTTGCTTCCATTGCGTTGCACAACAAAAGAAGCAGTGAACAGTTAAAAGAAAGCGAGGAGAGATACCGGCGCCTGATAGAGATTATTCCCGATGCCATTATTATTAGTGCAGAAGACAAAATAGTATTTGCCAATGCGGCGGCTGCCAGAATTTTTGGTGCCGGTTCTGCGGAGGCCCTCATCGGGAGCAGTTCCGTTGGTTTTGTTCAGCACCAGAGTCGCCAGGATGTACAAAAAGGTTTAGTGGATATGCACAGCAGAAATGAAGCAACGCCGCCCAGTGAACTGCAATGCATGACGGTGGATGGAGCTGAGGTGGATGTGGAAGTGGTGGCAACACCCCTGGTTTTTCAGGGGGCTCCGGCAGAGTTGGTGGTGCTGCGCGATATCAGTTTGCGCAAGAGGATGGAAGAAGATGTCCTGCAGGCTACTAAGCTGGAAGCCGTCAGCGTGTTGGCCGGAGGGGTGGCACACGACTTTAATAATCTGCTGACTGTTGTGTTGGGCAACCTGTCCATCGCTAAAATGTATGCCGCCAAAGACACGCAAATCTTGCATAAATTAAAAGAAATTGAAAATGCGGCTCAGCAGACCAAGGAACTGACCCGCCAACTGCTCACCTTGTCCAAGGGCGCTGCTTTGAGCAAAAAAGTGGTTTCCCTGGAGGATTTCCTGCAGGAAACGGCTTCCTTTGTGGTGCGGGGAACCAATGTAAATGTCAGTTTTTCCTTTGCAGATGATTTGCCCCCGGTGGACATTGATGCGGGCCAGTTTAGCCAGGTGATGAATAACCTGCTTATTAATGCCATTCAGGCTATGCCGGAGGGCGGAACAATCCGGATTTGCGCTGAAACTCTTAACATCATACATAACGGGCTTTTATTTATGTTAGAGCCGGGCAGGTACATAAAAATTTCAGTGAGCGATGAGGGGGGCGGTATTGCCCCGGAGGATTTAAGCAAAATCTTTGAACCCTTCTTTACCACCAAAGAGGAAGGCACCGGACTGGGGTTAGTCACATCTTACAATATTGTCCGGCAGCATGGTGGCCATTTGGCAGTGGAGTCAGAGGTCGGTGCCGGTACCACTTTTAATATTTATCTGCCTGTTTCCAGTGGCGCTATTGAACAACGAAGCAGTCCTGACTGTATTTGTACCGGTCACGGTAAGGTTCTTCTCATGGATGATGAGGAAAACGTCAGGAAAATGGCGGGGGAGATGCTAAAACTATTAGGGTATGTGGTGGATTTTGTGGCCGACGGAGAAGAGGCGGTGGTGCGCTATCTGGAGGAATGGTCTAAGGGACGAAAGTATGATTTGGTGATTCTGGATAAAACGGTGCGCGGTGGCATCGGCGGGCAGCAGGCCATAGAAAAACTACGGGATATTGATCCGGCGGTAAAAGCTGTTATCTCCAGTGGATATGCCACTTCGGATTTGCTCACAGACCACAAGAAGTACGGCTTTAAGGAGTGTATTTCCAAGCCATATAAAATTGAAGAGTTGAGCAGTGTGTTGCAAAAAGTCCTGGAACAATAA
- a CDS encoding amino acid ABC transporter ATP-binding protein — protein sequence MIKIEELHKWFGELHVLKGINMDVADSEVVVLIGASGSGKSTLLRCVNFLEIAEEGTIAIDGKVVNPKKDIKRLPGIRQEVGMVFQHFNLFPHKTVMDNVIEGLTQVKKVPRREAIKTGEELLEKVGLSDKADVYPAMLSGGQKQRVAIARALAMRPKIMLFDEPTSALDPELVGEVLAVIQELAAEGMTMMVVTHEMGFAREVADRVVYMDEGQIVEEGSPEQIFGDPQNERTQAFLSRIL from the coding sequence ATGATTAAAATTGAAGAACTGCATAAATGGTTTGGTGAACTGCACGTCCTCAAAGGAATTAACATGGATGTGGCCGACAGTGAAGTTGTGGTACTGATTGGTGCCAGCGGTTCCGGGAAAAGTACCCTGCTGCGCTGTGTCAACTTCCTGGAAATTGCCGAAGAGGGCACAATAGCCATAGATGGGAAAGTAGTAAATCCTAAAAAAGATATCAAGCGCTTGCCCGGCATCCGTCAGGAAGTGGGCATGGTGTTTCAGCACTTTAATCTGTTTCCTCATAAAACGGTAATGGATAATGTCATTGAAGGGCTGACCCAGGTAAAAAAAGTGCCCCGCCGCGAAGCTATAAAGACGGGAGAAGAGCTTTTGGAAAAGGTGGGCCTCTCCGACAAGGCTGATGTCTACCCTGCCATGCTCTCCGGCGGACAGAAACAGCGGGTGGCCATTGCCCGCGCTTTGGCCATGCGCCCCAAAATTATGCTCTTTGACGAACCCACCTCAGCCCTGGATCCGGAGCTGGTGGGTGAAGTTCTGGCGGTTATTCAGGAATTGGCCGCCGAAGGGATGACCATGATGGTGGTAACCCATGAAATGGGCTTTGCCCGCGAAGTGGCCGACCGGGTTGTCTATATGGATGAAGGCCAGATTGTGGAAGAAGGCTCTCCAGAGCAAATCTTTGGTGATCCACAAAACGAAAGAACCCAGGCCTTCTTAAGCAGAATATTATAA
- a CDS encoding amino acid ABC transporter permease, which yields MFEIYFPYNFSVIPQFFSRFIFAAWMTMQITTLGIVLGLILGLVIALMRISPIKILNAPAKAYIWAIRGTPLLLQLLIIYNGMAPIMRIERYPAAVIALGIHNAAYLAEIFRGAIQSIDRGQREAAMSLGMTSWQAMKRIILPQAFKRAVPPLGNQFIIALKDSSLASVIAVPELLSRARQFGSSNFLYMEMLVIAGIYYLIMTSVLTVVVNHVEERLRVSEYRA from the coding sequence ATGTTTGAAATTTATTTTCCGTATAATTTTTCTGTTATCCCACAGTTTTTTTCCCGGTTTATTTTTGCGGCATGGATGACTATGCAGATTACCACCTTGGGAATTGTGCTGGGGCTTATTCTTGGCCTTGTCATTGCCTTAATGCGCATTTCTCCCATTAAAATCTTAAATGCCCCGGCCAAAGCCTACATTTGGGCTATTCGCGGCACCCCGCTGCTATTGCAGCTGTTGATAATCTATAACGGTATGGCGCCAATTATGCGCATCGAGCGCTATCCTGCAGCAGTTATTGCCCTTGGTATCCACAACGCTGCCTACCTGGCTGAGATTTTCCGCGGCGCAATCCAGTCCATTGACCGCGGCCAGCGAGAGGCGGCCATGTCTCTGGGAATGACGTCCTGGCAGGCTATGAAGCGCATTATTCTTCCCCAGGCTTTTAAAAGGGCTGTTCCTCCCCTGGGCAACCAGTTCATCATTGCCCTCAAGGACTCTTCACTGGCCAGTGTAATTGCTGTGCCTGAGCTACTGTCGCGGGCCAGACAATTTGGATCTTCAAACTTCCTGTATATGGAGATGCTGGTTATTGCGGGAATCTACTACCTGATCATGACCTCCGTTCTGACTGTTGTTGTCAATCATGTGGAAGAGCGGCTACGCGTCAGCGAGTACAGGGCATAG
- a CDS encoding ABC transporter substrate-binding protein, protein MLKKKNLLFLIIAVSILALAVVGCGDNNEPAPDNNNNNNGNDNGEAVGDGSLQRVLDAGEFHVVGSGGYRPFNYFDEDGEIVGFDVDTGAAIAERLGVELNYGDTAWDGIIEGLRAGRYDAVLGSMAITDERLEVVSFTIPYYYSGAQLVVREDSGITDPSEMDGLTIGVATGTTFADDAEELGATVSYYEDDNQTLMELINGRIDGVITDRVVAIVNIDGMQGGDQLTMAGDLLRLEQMALALRQDDEELLAELNEILEEMHADGTLRAISEEWLGEDITVDQ, encoded by the coding sequence TTGTTAAAAAAGAAAAACTTACTGTTTTTAATTATTGCTGTTTCCATTCTGGCCCTGGCAGTGGTGGGCTGTGGTGATAACAATGAACCGGCTCCCGACAACAACAACAACAATAACGGTAATGATAACGGCGAAGCCGTAGGCGACGGCAGCCTGCAGCGTGTTTTGGATGCCGGTGAATTCCATGTTGTTGGCAGCGGCGGCTATCGTCCCTTCAACTATTTTGATGAAGACGGCGAAATCGTTGGTTTTGACGTAGATACCGGCGCAGCCATTGCCGAACGCCTGGGCGTTGAACTGAACTACGGCGACACCGCCTGGGACGGTATCATTGAAGGCTTGCGTGCCGGCCGCTACGACGCAGTACTGGGCAGCATGGCCATCACCGATGAGCGCCTGGAAGTTGTTAGCTTTACCATTCCTTACTACTACTCCGGAGCACAGCTTGTTGTCCGCGAAGATTCCGGCATCACCGACCCCAGTGAAATGGATGGGCTGACCATCGGCGTTGCCACCGGTACCACCTTCGCTGATGACGCTGAAGAGTTAGGAGCCACTGTAAGCTACTACGAAGATGACAACCAGACCCTGATGGAACTGATTAACGGTCGTATCGACGGAGTCATTACAGACCGGGTTGTGGCCATTGTTAACATCGATGGAATGCAGGGCGGCGATCAGCTGACCATGGCAGGCGACCTGTTGCGCCTGGAGCAAATGGCTCTGGCCTTACGCCAAGATGATGAGGAGCTTTTGGCAGAACTCAATGAAATCCTGGAAGAAATGCACGCCGACGGCACGCTGAGAGCAATCAGCGAAGAATGGCTCGGAGAAGACATCACAGTAGATCAATAA
- a CDS encoding TM1266 family iron-only hydrogenase system putative regulator yields the protein MDKRIGVIGIVIEDRENAVRRVNAVLSEYAHVVVGRMGIPYRERQVAVISLIVDGTTDEIGAMTGKLGAIDDVAVKTALTKK from the coding sequence ATGGATAAAAGAATTGGTGTTATCGGTATTGTTATTGAGGACAGGGAGAATGCGGTGCGGCGGGTTAATGCTGTACTTAGCGAATACGCCCATGTTGTGGTGGGACGTATGGGCATTCCTTACCGCGAGCGTCAGGTGGCCGTTATTTCCCTGATTGTGGACGGAACCACCGATGAAATCGGGGCCATGACCGGTAAATTGGGAGCCATTGATGACGTGGCGGTAAAAACTGCACTGACCAAAAAATAA
- the hydE gene encoding [FeFe] hydrogenase H-cluster radical SAM maturase HydE, translating to MGKNINEIIEQAVNTGRLTKTDVVTLLSSSGEDAAALFAAADGVRKSQMGDEVHLRGLIEFSNYCERNCTYCGLRSSHKDLARYRMEEEEILAVAAAAVPLGYRTVVLQSGEDSYYDAQTVASIVHRLKKELGLVITLSLGERNRDEYKLWKDAGADRYLLKHETADADLYAALHPDMTWERRRQSLLTLRELGYQVGSGCMVGLPGQTLNALAEDLLFLQALDVEMAGIGPFVPNPHTPLAKAEGGTVEMTLKMIAVARLLLPKAHLPATTALGSIDKQGRQKALTGGANVVMPNITPNRYRRMYEIYPNKICLDDNPAHCRNCIGGIIASLGRHVADGPGHSPKDCFSGLAG from the coding sequence ATGGGAAAAAACATAAATGAGATTATAGAACAAGCTGTTAATACCGGGCGGCTGACCAAAACAGATGTTGTAACCCTTTTGTCCTCCTCCGGGGAAGATGCTGCCGCTTTGTTTGCGGCCGCCGATGGAGTGCGCAAAAGCCAGATGGGTGATGAGGTCCATCTGCGTGGACTGATAGAGTTTTCCAATTATTGTGAGCGCAATTGTACATATTGCGGTTTGCGCAGCAGCCATAAAGACCTTGCGCGCTACCGTATGGAGGAGGAGGAAATCCTGGCGGTGGCTGCCGCTGCTGTGCCGCTGGGTTACCGTACCGTGGTGCTGCAGTCCGGCGAGGATAGTTATTATGACGCCCAGACTGTGGCCTCCATTGTGCACAGACTAAAGAAGGAACTGGGGCTGGTTATCACCCTGAGCCTGGGAGAGCGGAATAGGGATGAGTACAAACTGTGGAAAGATGCCGGTGCCGACCGTTACTTATTAAAACATGAAACGGCAGATGCGGATTTGTATGCTGCCCTGCATCCGGATATGACCTGGGAAAGGCGCAGGCAGTCACTTCTGACACTGCGGGAATTGGGCTATCAGGTGGGCTCAGGCTGCATGGTGGGGCTGCCGGGCCAGACCCTAAATGCTCTGGCGGAGGATTTACTGTTCTTGCAGGCCCTGGATGTGGAAATGGCGGGAATCGGGCCCTTTGTTCCCAATCCCCATACTCCGCTGGCCAAAGCGGAGGGCGGAACGGTGGAGATGACCCTGAAAATGATTGCCGTAGCCCGACTGCTGCTGCCCAAGGCCCATTTGCCCGCCACCACTGCGCTGGGCTCCATTGACAAACAGGGGCGGCAGAAAGCGCTGACCGGCGGGGCCAATGTGGTGATGCCCAATATCACGCCGAACCGTTATCGGCGGATGTATGAAATCTATCCCAACAAGATTTGCCTGGACGATAATCCGGCTCATTGCCGCAATTGTATCGGTGGTATTATTGCCTCCCTGGGAAGGCATGTAGCCGATGGGCCGGGGCACAGCCCCAAAGATTGTTTCTCCGGTTTGGCAGGATAA
- a CDS encoding aspartate ammonia-lyase, whose product MDYRMEHDLLGELAVPNQVYYGIHTLRAAENFSVSGNPVHPELIKALGVVKQAAAEANMMLGRLDKDKGRAICQGAAEVAQGELNEQFIVDVFQGGAGTSTHMNVNEVIANRAIEILGGTKGDYRVVHPLDHVNLSQSTNDVYPTALHIAAIRLALPLTEAAAYLQEALQEKAAEFAGVLKVGRTQLQDAVPVTLGQEFAAYAQAVSRDHRRLQKAKERLRQVNLGGTAVGTSINADKQYIATVIERLRSLTGLDLDPYENLVDGTQNADVFVEVSGLIKTSATSLLKISGDLRLMGSGPRAGLGEIRLPELQAGSSIMPGKVNPVMTEMVSQVSYQIIAQDLAVTLAAQAGQLELNAFLPLVAANLLPALDTLAKTKIMFADKCIRGITVNLCRCREEVLNSTSILTVLAAKIGYEKATELAHQAIEAGVPAKDVVLQSGLISEEELETLLAMDNAVKAENHIH is encoded by the coding sequence ATGGACTATCGCATGGAACATGATTTGCTCGGCGAATTGGCTGTCCCCAATCAGGTGTATTATGGTATTCACACCTTGCGGGCAGCGGAAAACTTCAGCGTTTCCGGAAACCCGGTGCACCCGGAGCTGATTAAAGCACTGGGGGTGGTAAAACAGGCGGCCGCCGAAGCAAACATGATGCTGGGACGGTTGGATAAAGACAAGGGCCGTGCCATCTGCCAGGGGGCAGCTGAAGTGGCCCAAGGTGAGCTAAATGAGCAGTTTATTGTGGATGTGTTCCAGGGCGGTGCCGGTACATCCACCCACATGAATGTCAATGAAGTAATTGCCAACCGGGCTATTGAAATTTTAGGCGGTACCAAAGGCGACTACCGGGTGGTGCATCCGCTGGATCATGTGAACCTCAGCCAGTCCACCAACGATGTATATCCCACGGCGTTGCATATTGCCGCTATCCGCCTGGCTCTGCCGCTGACTGAAGCGGCGGCCTATCTGCAGGAAGCACTGCAGGAAAAGGCAGCGGAGTTTGCCGGGGTGCTTAAAGTGGGCCGCACTCAACTGCAGGATGCGGTGCCGGTTACACTGGGACAGGAGTTTGCCGCGTATGCCCAGGCAGTTTCCCGGGACCATCGGCGCCTGCAAAAGGCAAAGGAGCGCCTGCGTCAGGTCAATCTGGGCGGCACTGCGGTGGGGACCAGTATTAACGCCGATAAACAGTACATAGCAACGGTGATTGAACGGCTGCGCTCTCTGACCGGCCTGGATTTGGATCCCTACGAAAACCTGGTTGACGGAACACAAAACGCCGATGTGTTTGTGGAGGTTTCCGGGCTGATTAAGACCTCAGCCACCTCACTTTTAAAGATATCCGGCGACCTGCGGTTAATGGGTTCAGGCCCGCGGGCCGGTTTGGGAGAAATTCGCCTGCCAGAGCTGCAGGCCGGCTCTTCCATTATGCCGGGTAAGGTAAACCCGGTAATGACGGAGATGGTTTCCCAGGTGTCTTACCAGATCATTGCTCAGGATCTGGCGGTGACGCTGGCGGCACAGGCAGGCCAGTTGGAGTTAAACGCCTTTTTGCCGCTGGTGGCGGCTAATCTTTTGCCGGCGTTGGATACTTTGGCCAAGACAAAAATTATGTTTGCCGATAAATGCATCCGGGGAATCACAGTTAATCTCTGCCGCTGCCGCGAAGAGGTGCTAAACAGTACCAGCATCCTTACTGTTCTGGCGGCAAAAATCGGGTATGAAAAAGCAACGGAGCTGGCCCATCAGGCCATAGAGGCGGGGGTGCCGGCCAAGGATGTGGTGCTGCAGTCCGGTCTGATAAGCGAAGAGGAGCTAGAGACACTGTTGGCTATGGACAATGCGGTTAAAGCGGAAAATCATATACATTGA
- the hydF gene encoding [FeFe] hydrogenase H-cluster maturation GTPase HydF encodes MQNTPRGSRLHIAIFGKRNAGKSSLINALTNQDIALVSSVPGTTTDPVYKAMEILPLGPVVLIDTAGLDDEGELGELRVQRSRAVLNKADLVLLVLDGADVPGVFEEEISRLCQKKDVPVVGVLNKADVNAPDKLTVEAFTRLLQKEPQVVSAATGAGIGQLKIAMIQSAPEKWDELSIVGDLLEPGDTAVLVTPIDRAAPKGRLILPQVQTIRDILDNDALSVVVKEEQLKTALEQLAKKPRIVITDSQAFLKADADTPEDVLLTSFSILFARYKGDLEALVRGAKAIDTLRPGDRVLMAEACTHHRVEDDIGRVKLPRWLQQAVGGELDLTWCSGQGFAEELKDYKLVIHCGGCMTNRREMLARIAQAEEAGVGIVNYGVAIAHLMGILPRALSPFPAMQQLLLAETKTERRINYGE; translated from the coding sequence ATGCAAAATACGCCGAGGGGGAGTCGGCTGCATATTGCTATTTTTGGCAAAAGGAATGCGGGAAAGTCCAGTTTGATTAATGCCCTGACCAATCAGGATATTGCTTTGGTCTCATCGGTTCCCGGCACCACCACCGACCCGGTCTATAAAGCCATGGAAATCCTGCCCCTGGGGCCGGTGGTGCTAATTGACACAGCGGGCCTGGATGACGAAGGGGAGTTGGGAGAGTTGCGGGTACAGCGCTCCCGGGCCGTCTTAAATAAGGCGGATTTGGTCTTGTTGGTGCTGGACGGGGCAGATGTTCCCGGTGTTTTTGAAGAAGAGATTAGCAGGCTTTGCCAAAAAAAAGATGTCCCGGTGGTGGGCGTCTTAAATAAAGCGGATGTTAATGCGCCGGATAAGTTGACAGTAGAAGCTTTTACCCGCTTGCTGCAGAAGGAGCCGCAGGTGGTAAGTGCGGCCACCGGGGCGGGAATTGGCCAGCTGAAAATAGCCATGATTCAAAGTGCTCCCGAAAAGTGGGATGAATTAAGTATTGTGGGAGATTTGCTTGAACCCGGCGATACTGCGGTTTTAGTAACCCCGATAGACAGGGCGGCTCCCAAAGGAAGGCTGATTTTGCCGCAGGTGCAGACTATCCGGGACATTTTAGATAACGACGCCCTTTCTGTGGTGGTGAAGGAGGAGCAGTTAAAGACGGCGCTGGAGCAGCTTGCCAAAAAGCCCAGGATTGTTATCACCGATTCCCAGGCTTTCTTAAAAGCAGATGCGGACACCCCTGAAGATGTGCTGCTCACTTCCTTTTCTATTTTGTTTGCCCGCTACAAAGGAGACCTGGAAGCCCTTGTCCGGGGAGCAAAGGCCATAGACACTCTGCGGCCCGGTGACCGGGTACTGATGGCGGAAGCCTGTACCCATCATCGGGTGGAAGACGATATCGGCAGGGTTAAATTGCCGCGCTGGCTGCAGCAGGCGGTGGGCGGTGAACTGGATCTTACCTGGTGCAGCGGACAGGGCTTTGCAGAAGAGCTAAAGGATTACAAGTTGGTGATTCATTGCGGGGGCTGTATGACCAACCGCCGCGAAATGCTGGCCCGTATTGCCCAGGCTGAAGAGGCCGGTGTAGGTATTGTCAATTACGGGGTAGCCATAGCGCATTTGATGGGGATTCTACCCCGGGCGCTCTCACCTTTCCCTGCCATGCAGCAGCTGCTTTTGGCAGAGACAAAGACAGAAAGGCGGATTAATTATGGGGAATAA
- the hydG gene encoding [FeFe] hydrogenase H-cluster radical SAM maturase HydG has product MGNNLAAMRHDQWEEADFIKDGQIWSWLKNGKAVSHSHVLEVIEKARQAKGLTPQEVAILLQVEDEELLAEVFAAAKEVKQKIYGKRVVVFAPLYVSDHCVNSCTYCGYQQKNLFRRRKLSMAELKNEVEVLENLGHKRLALEAGEHPTECSMDYILECISTIYGLKFKNGSIRRINVNVAATSMEDYARLKKADIGTYILFQETYHRETYQEVHPAGPKADYDWHTTAHDRAMEAGIDDVGFGVLFGLYDFKYEVLAMLQHALHLEERFGVGPHTISVPRLRPAEGMDLSKFPHLVTDQEFARLIAVIRLAVPYTGLILSTRERPQLRDKLLDYGISQISAGSCTGVGGYRREDSMAVGEDEAAPQFSVDDHRSPDEVLKSVCGSGYLPSYCTACYRQGRTGDRFMALAKNGQIQNVCQPNALLTFKEYLLDYASPDTRAVGEETIRRHLDEIENPKVREVTAERLNRLDQGERDLYL; this is encoded by the coding sequence ATGGGGAATAATCTGGCGGCAATGAGGCATGACCAGTGGGAAGAGGCGGATTTTATCAAAGACGGTCAAATTTGGTCCTGGCTAAAAAATGGCAAGGCAGTTTCCCATAGCCATGTTCTGGAGGTAATTGAGAAAGCGCGGCAGGCCAAAGGCCTCACACCACAAGAGGTGGCCATCTTATTGCAGGTGGAGGATGAAGAGCTGTTGGCAGAAGTCTTTGCCGCCGCCAAAGAGGTAAAACAAAAAATTTACGGCAAACGGGTGGTGGTTTTTGCTCCGCTTTATGTAAGTGATCACTGTGTAAACAGCTGCACTTATTGCGGTTATCAGCAAAAAAATTTATTTAGACGTCGTAAGCTGTCCATGGCGGAGCTAAAAAACGAGGTTGAAGTGCTGGAAAACCTGGGGCATAAACGACTGGCGCTGGAAGCGGGTGAACATCCCACTGAGTGTTCCATGGACTATATTCTGGAGTGCATTAGCACCATCTACGGCCTTAAATTTAAAAACGGCAGTATCCGCCGGATTAATGTCAATGTGGCGGCCACTTCGATGGAGGATTATGCGCGGCTGAAAAAAGCCGATATCGGCACTTATATTCTTTTTCAGGAAACGTACCACCGAGAGACTTACCAAGAAGTCCATCCGGCCGGGCCCAAGGCAGATTATGACTGGCACACCACTGCCCATGACCGGGCCATGGAAGCAGGCATTGATGATGTGGGTTTTGGTGTGCTCTTTGGTTTGTATGATTTTAAATATGAAGTGCTGGCCATGCTGCAGCACGCGCTGCATTTGGAAGAGCGTTTCGGTGTGGGGCCCCATACCATTTCGGTGCCCCGCTTGCGCCCGGCGGAAGGCATGGATTTAAGTAAGTTTCCTCATCTGGTCACAGACCAGGAGTTTGCCAGATTAATCGCCGTTATCCGGCTGGCGGTACCTTATACCGGATTAATTCTCTCCACCCGGGAGCGTCCACAGTTAAGGGATAAATTGCTGGATTACGGTATCTCCCAGATTTCTGCCGGCAGCTGCACCGGCGTGGGCGGCTACAGACGCGAAGACAGCATGGCGGTGGGAGAAGACGAGGCGGCGCCTCAGTTTAGCGTAGATGATCACCGCAGCCCCGACGAGGTATTAAAAAGTGTCTGTGGGTCCGGGTATCTGCCCAGCTACTGCACCGCCTGTTACCGGCAGGGACGCACCGGAGACCGGTTTATGGCATTGGCCAAAAACGGCCAGATTCAAAACGTCTGCCAACCCAATGCGCTTTTGACATTTAAGGAATATTTGCTGGACTATGCTTCGCCGGACACCCGGGCTGTGGGAGAGGAAACCATTCGTCGGCATCTGGATGAGATTGAAAACCCTAAAGTCCGGGAGGTTACCGCAGAGCGCCTGAATCGGCTTGATCAGGGGGAGCGGGATTTGTATCTGTAG
- a CDS encoding FAD binding domain-containing protein yields the protein MFSIQEYVRPGSVEEAYQLLLERRNNRILGGTAFLRLGSKRIRTALDLSLLGLNYIKEQDGYIEIGAMTTFRDLEVSTIIAEHFNGMLSKAVSNVLGVQFRNIVTVGASVFSHYGFSDLITALLALDAEIELYKAGRMPLADFLKRPREKDVLIRVLIPHNQRQASYQHLRKAASDFPILNVAVSRLDDKWLIAVGARPRKAAIAHQAGKQLTDGFALDGVADTVVEELTFGTNARAGAEYRQIVCRALVKRAVTEVMQCK from the coding sequence GTGTTTTCAATTCAGGAATATGTCCGGCCCGGCAGTGTGGAAGAAGCATATCAACTTTTACTTGAGAGAAGAAACAACCGTATTCTGGGCGGGACAGCTTTTTTAAGGCTTGGTTCCAAAAGAATTCGGACAGCTTTGGATTTGTCTCTTCTGGGCTTAAATTACATAAAAGAGCAGGACGGATACATTGAGATTGGGGCCATGACAACCTTCAGGGATTTGGAAGTTAGTACGATAATAGCTGAGCACTTTAACGGCATGCTGTCCAAAGCTGTGAGCAATGTGCTGGGAGTGCAGTTTAGAAACATTGTTACTGTGGGAGCCTCTGTATTTTCCCATTACGGTTTCTCTGATTTAATCACCGCCTTGTTGGCACTGGATGCCGAAATTGAACTATATAAAGCGGGCAGAATGCCATTGGCTGATTTTTTAAAGAGGCCCAGAGAAAAAGATGTTTTAATCCGGGTGCTGATTCCCCATAATCAAAGGCAGGCCTCTTATCAGCACCTGCGTAAAGCAGCAAGTGATTTTCCCATCTTAAACGTTGCCGTCTCCAGGTTGGATGATAAGTGGCTCATTGCTGTGGGCGCAAGACCCAGAAAAGCGGCCATTGCGCATCAGGCAGGCAAACAGTTGACAGATGGTTTTGCATTAGATGGGGTAGCAGATACGGTGGTGGAGGAGCTGACTTTTGGCACCAATGCCAGGGCCGGCGCAGAATATCGACAGATAGTTTGCAGAGCATTGGTGAAAAGAGCGGTCACGGAGGTAATGCAATGCAAATAG